The DNA window CCCTCGAGGCCGTCGACACGCCCTACTTCCTCCTCGCCGACGACGACTTCATATTCTGGCGCGGCACCAGGATCACCCAGACGCTCGAGACGCTCCGCCGCCACCCCGAGATCGACATCGCGGGGGGCCGGGTCATCGACCTCCCGCTCCACCGGTGCGTCGACGTGGCTCATCGCCGCGCGCTCGGCGCCGGCGGAGCGCCGGTCGAGGGAGAGATCGGCGGCCTGCCGCGCAGGGAGGTCGTACGGAACTTCTTCGTCGCGCGCACCGAGCGGGTGCGGGCTGTGGGCTGGGACGAGCAGCTGAAGCTCGTGGAACACGCCGACTTCTTCGGGCGCGCGCTCGGCCGACTCGAGGTCGTCTTCGACGCCCGCCTGTCGATTCTCCACGCGAAGACGCCGTTCGACCGGGAGTACATGGCGCGACGCACGGACGTCGAGCGCTACCAGGCGCTGCTCCGTCTCAAGTGGCCCGGTAAGTCGAAGAGCGGCCGCTGACCTCGAGCACTCGAGCGTCAGTCCGACTCGATGACGGCGAGGGTCTCGCGGGCGCAGCGCAGCTCTTCGCGGAGCGTGATGGCCTTGGCGGGGTCGGCGGAGGCGTTGCGGCGGAGGAAGGCGCGGAGGTGGACCGCGGCGCGGCGGGGGTCGCCGAGGCGATGGCGGATCATGCCGAGGACGAGCTGGCCGTAGCCCTTGCCGCCGCGCGAGCGCTCCAGCTCGTCGCAGATGGACTCGAGCTGCGAGGGGACCTGGCCCGCCTCGAGGCGGAGCCACGCGCGGTGGGCACGCAGGAGCGGTCGGTCCTCGTGAGCCCAGCGCTCGCCGCGGCGGAGCGCGCGAATGGCCGCGTCGCGTCGATCGCCGTGCTGGAGCAGCGTCGCGAGCGACCACCACTGGAAGCTTCTGCGATCGGGAGGCGCCGCGCGCGCGGCGAGGCGCTGCTGCGAGATGGCCTCGTCCAGATCTCCCAGCGCCGCGAAGGCGCGGCTCGCGTCGTGATGCGCGACGTCCTTCAGCGGGCCGAGGCGGGTCATGCGCAGGGCGATGTCCGCCGCGTCGCGAAATCGATGCGTATCGAGCCGCGCCAGGTAGAGCTGGCGTAGCAAGAGCACTTCGGTATCAGGTTCGAGGTCTCCCTCCGTGGCGAGGCCCTGCTCGGCGAATGACGCCCGCAGGCTGGGGCTCTCCGCCTGAAGAGCCTCCCGCAGGCACTCCTCGGGTGAGGGCGAACTCGAGACCACTTTCAGAGGAGGCATGACACGCTCTTTGATACCTCTATCCACAACGATAGCACAGGCTCCGATTCTGTCGATTTGGCCGTGGTCTCGAAGGCTTGGAGAGATCTATCCACAATTTGTCCCAGCCTCTCCCCATGCCTTGGGGATCACGGGGCTCCGAGGCCCAGGAACGCCTCCAGCTCGTCGTGTCGGGCCGCGGCGTCCGCCCAGCCGAGGTCGATGAGCTCGGACGCGAAGCCGCCGTCGAAGAGCAGATAGCTCGCCATGTCGGCAGAGTCGGCGCCCTCTCCGACGTCCATGAGGCGCAGGAACGCGCGGCCGAGCTTCCGGCGGATCGCCACCCGCTCGCGGCGAAGGTAGTCGGCGGCCATCTCGCCCATGTCCCGACTCGGTCGGATGACGAGCGCCTCGACGAGTCGGCGGGGCGGGTGTCCCCGCTTGGCGGCCTCGGCGTTCAGCTTCTCGAGGAAGTCGGGGCCGAACGCGGCGATCCCGTCCTTCAGCAACAGGTTGACCCGCTCGAGCTCCTCGACGTCCAGGTTGACGTGGTCGAGCAGGAAGGCGTCGAGCACCTTGCCCAGCAAGAACGGCAGGCCCGGGAAGCGGTCGGGGGGGATCTCCACCCGCTCGTTGCTCTCGCCGGTCATGCCGATCACGAGGACGCGGTCCGCTCCCAGCCGGATGGCGGGCCCGAGCGGGGTGTTGAGGCGGAGCCCGCCGTCGCAGTAGAGGTCGGTCCGGATGAACACCGGGGGGAAGAGGATCGGTATCGCTGCCGATGCGAGCACGTGGTACGGCATCACGTGGGCGGTGCGCACCACGACGTTGCGCGCCGAGAGCTGCGGGAGCGCCACGCTGGGGTGCTTGTCGACGAAGACGGTCGGCTGCCCGGTCGGGACGTGCGTAGCGGTCACCGTCAGCGCCCGGAGGTGCCCGCTGCGGATGTTGCGAGCGATCTGCCGGTAGTGGATCTCCGAGCGGATGATGTCGGTCATCGGGGACGCATCGAAGAGCCCCGCGCCCTTCCGCCCCCCGAGCAGCACCCGGTGGAGGCGCTGCGCCTGCACCATGTTGAACCCGAGCACGTGAGGCATCTCGAGCTCGCGCCACACCTCGAGCAGGCGGCGGACGCCGGGCACTGGATCGTGTGCGACGGAGGCGAGGAAGGCGCCGTTGATCGCCCCGACGCTGGTGCCGCTCACGATGTCGAAGGCGGGCGGTCGCTGCCCGGCGAGCTGCCCGTAGAGGTACGACAGGACGCCCACCTCGTAGGCGCCTCGCGCCCCTCCCCCGCTCATCACCAGCGCGAGCATCGGTCAGGCGATCGGTAGGTCCCGCCGGATGGACTTCACCCACTTCGACTCGACGTAGAGGGTGCGGAGGCGAGGATCCCGGATGTGCTCGAGCCGGGCGTCGACCACGGCGCGGGCGTTGGCGAGCGCGCGCTCGGCCTCCCGGGGCTCGCTGCAACGCGCGAGCGCGACGGCGACCTGATAGTAGACGCGCTCGGCGCGCTCGACGTCGGAGCGGTCGCGGGCGTTCCGGAGCACGTCCGTCGCGACGCGGCGCGCCTCGTCGAGCTCGTCGAGCCGGGAGAGCGCGTCGGAGCGGGCCGCCATCGCGAGCAGCTCGTAGCCCCGCGCTCCCGCGGCGCGCGCGTGAGACGCGGCCTCCTTCGCCAGACGCTCCGCGCGCCGGGGCTCGTCGCGATGGATCCACAGGCCGGCCTCCACGAGCCCCACGTGCGCGAGATCATAGGGATCTTGAATTCGCTCGGCGAGAGAGCGCGCGTCGGAGAGCACTCCGTCCGCGGCCTCGAGGTCGCCGACCTGCTCCGCGAGGAGCTCGGCCATCGCGCAGAGGGTGTCCGACTGCCCGGACTGGTCGTCGACCAGCTCGAAGACGTCGAGGGCGCGCTGCAGGAACCCGATGGCGTTGTCCACGTCGCCGAGCTCCGCGTAGAGCTGGCCCACGTTCGACACCTTCCGCCCCAGGTGCAGGCGGTCGCCGATCTCCCGGTCGAGGAGGATGGACGCGCGCATCATGGCGATGGCGTCCTCGAAGCTCCCCTTGTGCGCGAGCGCGACGCCGAGGCTCGAGAGGGCGTGCGCCTCGTGGCCCTTGAGGCCGAGGCGCCGGAAGATCGCCACCGCCTCCGCGCCCGCCTCCAGCGAGTCGTCGACCCGGCCCGAGCGCCAGAGGAGGATCGCCTTCTGCACGAGGGTCTGGCCGCGCGCGCTCAGGAAGTCGACGTCTCTCCCCGCGCGCGCCAAAGCGCGGTCCAGGGCCTCGATGGCGCCCTGCGTATCACCCTGGTCACGGCGGAGCTGTCCGAGCAGGCGCAGCGCCTCGATCTCCGAGGCCTTGTCCTCGCCCTGGATGGCCGCGTCGAGCGCGCGTCGGAGGAGCGCGTCGACGCCGGTCGGCCGCGCCGCGTCGAGGTCGAAGCGCGCCAGCCGGCTGAACGCGATCGCGATCTGGTGCGAGTCGCGCGAGCGCTCGGCCAGGGCGCGGAGGGCCTCCAGCTCGTTGCGCTGCTCTTTGCGACGCCCCAGCGCGCGCAGGATCTGCTCACGCCCCTCGTGCGCCTCGAACGCCTGGACGGAGTCGGGCGCGACGAGCGAGAGCGCCCGCCCGTAGAAGCGCATCGCGTCCTCGTGGCTGTACATGAGGTGCGCGCCCTGCGCCGCGGCCAGGTAGGCGTTGGCCGCCCCCGAGCGATCCCCGGCCTGCTCGCGATGGTGCGCCAGGCGCGCCGGAGGGACCGCGTCCAGCGCGGTCAGGTAGTTCGCCATCATGCGGTGCATGCGGACGCGGTCGCTGCTGTCGATGCTCTCGTAGGCGACGTGACGCACCACCGCGCTCGGGAAGAACAGCACCCCGCCCGCGCGCTCCTGCACGAGCCCGCGCTCGGCCAGCGCCCCGAGGTCGCTCTCCAGGTTCTCCCCCGTCAGGGTGCGGAGCTCGGACAGGCGAAGCCCCGGGCCGGTGACGGCCAGCCACCGCAGGGCGTGTCGCTCGTGCTCCGGCAGCTCGGCGAGGCGGGCCGCGATGACGTCCTCGAGCGTGGTCGGGAGCGCGAACGCGGCGCCGCTGCGGCGCACGACGCGCCGGGCGTCACCCTCGCCCTCGATCCGGACCACGTCGCGCTCGAGCAGCGCGTCGATGAGCTCGATCAGGAAGAACGGGTTGCCGCCAGCGCGGTGCACGATCTTGTCCTGGACCTCGCGCGGCACCTCGGCGCCCCCGAAGCGGGCCGCGACCAGGCTCACGCGGTCGTCGTCGTCCAGCTCCTCGAGGTCGATGCGCGGCACGCCGCCCAGCAGCTCGTCGACGCGCTCCTCGGCCCGGGTCGAGAGCACGACCATGAGGGGGACGGGGTAGCTCTGCGCCATCAGCCGGGCCATCAGCTGGAGGCTCGGCGTGTCGGTGAACTGGAGCGCGTCCACCCAGACCACGAGCGGCCCCTGGTCCGCGAGGCCCGCGAGCAGGGCGCGCACGGCCCGTATCAAACCTGCGCTGCGGTCTCCCGGGTCCTCGCTCGCGACGGGGGCGATCAGCGGCTCGAGCGCGTCGCGGGCGGTCGCGCGCACGTCGCGCGGGAGGATGCCCTCGAGCTTGTCGGTGAGCTTGCGCCGCGCCTCCTCGCCCGACGCGTCCTCGGGGATGTCACACGCCTCCCGCACCAGCTCCGCCACCGCGCCGTAGGGCACCTCGGAGCTGCCGAAGACGCACTCGATCCGGAGGAGACGCGGCGTGGGCTCGAAGGCCTCGATCGCGGCCGCGACGAGCGCGCTCTTGCCCACCCCGAGCTCGCCGCCGATGCAGAAGTAGGCCGACTGCTGATCCCGCACGAGCTCCTCGTAGGCGTCGACCAGGGCCTGGATCTCCATCGAGCGACCGAAGAGCCCCACCTGCCCCGCCACCGCGAGGGCCTCCGCCGCGCGCTCCTCACGCGTGCGGGCGCCTCGCAGTCGATACGCCCGGAAGCGGCGAGGCCCGGCCTGGGTGCCGGTCACGGTGATCTCGCGGACGTCGCGCTCGTCGAACGAGAACGCCCGACGCGCGAGCCGGAAGACCTCCCCGGTGGCGAGGATCTCCTCCGACTCTCCATGATCGCCGAGCTCTCTCGCGACCTCGAAGACGCCCTCGAGGGGCTGGTATCGGAGCCGACCGTTGGGCGCGCGAACCGTGGCCACCACACCGCGCGAGAGGCCGATCGACGCGGTGAGCGGCACGAGGAGGTCGGCGCTCAGCCCCTCGAAGGCGTCCAGCACGTCCATCGCGAGGCGGACCGCGTGGAGGGGATCGTCCACCGACACCCGGCCCAGCCCGATGAGCAGCCGGAAGCTGCGCTTGCCCTGCCCGTCCGGCCAGTCGAGGATCGCGTGATACTTGTAGGCGATGTCGTCGAGGACGCGGACGGCCTGGTCGGAGATGCTCCGGCCCGTTCGCTCGACGCCCGTGATCTCGGCCTCCCCGCGGAGACGGCCGTGCACCACGACGACGTTGCGCCGCTCCCGGAGCTCGCGCCCCGCGGCGTGCGGGAGCGAGGCGTGGGTCTCGGCCGTGCCGGACGTGCGCCCGCCGGTCGGGCCGTCCGGGCTCGTGACCTCGCGCGGCGCGATCTCGTTGATGAATTGCTCGAGATCGAGCGCGTCGAGGATCTCCTCCTGCCCGTGGAGCCACCGCGAGAGCGCGCCGGCCAGAGAGCGCGCAGTCTGATACCGCTCCTCGCGATCGTAGGCGGTGGCGCGCCGCACGATCTCGTCGAGCTCCGGCGGGCAGTCGCGGTTCACCTGGCGCGGCAACGTGAGCTTGCCGTCGCGCACCTTCTCGAGCACCTCCATGCCCTGCTGGCCCGGATACATGACCCGGTTCATCAGCAGCTCGGCGAAGAGGACGCCGATGGAGTAGACGTCGCTCCGGCGGTCCACGCGCTGCCCGCGCGCCTGCTCGGGCGACATGTAGGAGAATTTCCCCTTGATGACGCCCGTCTCCTCGCTGACCAGCCGGGCCCGCGCGATGCCGAAGTCGGCGATCTTCACGATCCCGTCGTAGCTGAGCAAGACGTTCTGCGGGCTGACGTCGCGGTGCACGATGTCCATCGGCACGCCGCTCTCGTCCTTGCGGTTGTGGGC is part of the Sandaracinaceae bacterium genome and encodes:
- a CDS encoding glycosyltransferase, translated to MRRASLEKTAARFLTRPGVRAVAAPAYDALIRMQLAVQARLDALAPREPHAEDCTIVVKTHERPEVIARLVRSAHRRLTSPRILVADDSRTPSEPEGARTMRLPYDVGLSAGRNRALEAVDTPYFLLADDDFIFWRGTRITQTLETLRRHPEIDIAGGRVIDLPLHRCVDVAHRRALGAGGAPVEGEIGGLPRREVVRNFFVARTERVRAVGWDEQLKLVEHADFFGRALGRLEVVFDARLSILHAKTPFDREYMARRTDVERYQALLRLKWPGKSKSGR
- a CDS encoding tetratricopeptide repeat protein — encoded protein: MPPLKVVSSSPSPEECLREALQAESPSLRASFAEQGLATEGDLEPDTEVLLLRQLYLARLDTHRFRDAADIALRMTRLGPLKDVAHHDASRAFAALGDLDEAISQQRLAARAAPPDRRSFQWWSLATLLQHGDRRDAAIRALRRGERWAHEDRPLLRAHRAWLRLEAGQVPSQLESICDELERSRGGKGYGQLVLGMIRHRLGDPRRAAVHLRAFLRRNASADPAKAITLREELRCARETLAVIESD
- a CDS encoding patatin-like phospholipase family protein produces the protein MLALVMSGGGARGAYEVGVLSYLYGQLAGQRPPAFDIVSGTSVGAINGAFLASVAHDPVPGVRRLLEVWRELEMPHVLGFNMVQAQRLHRVLLGGRKGAGLFDASPMTDIIRSEIHYRQIARNIRSGHLRALTVTATHVPTGQPTVFVDKHPSVALPQLSARNVVVRTAHVMPYHVLASAAIPILFPPVFIRTDLYCDGGLRLNTPLGPAIRLGADRVLVIGMTGESNERVEIPPDRFPGLPFLLGKVLDAFLLDHVNLDVEELERVNLLLKDGIAAFGPDFLEKLNAEAAKRGHPPRRLVEALVIRPSRDMGEMAADYLRRERVAIRRKLGRAFLRLMDVGEGADSADMASYLLFDGGFASELIDLGWADAAARHDELEAFLGLGAP
- a CDS encoding protein kinase, giving the protein MPTPSTPPPESLGRYRVVRRLGAGGMAEVFLAKSTGAEGIEKILVVKRVLPTFARSPKFISMFVDEAKVAMRLNHPNIVQVYAFEQVRDEFLLAMEFVDGLDLGRLISGARRQGRAIPPGLAAYVVSEMAKGLDYAHNRKDESGVPMDIVHRDVSPQNVLLSYDGIVKIADFGIARARLVSEETGVIKGKFSYMSPEQARGQRVDRRSDVYSIGVLFAELLMNRVMYPGQQGMEVLEKVRDGKLTLPRQVNRDCPPELDEIVRRATAYDREERYQTARSLAGALSRWLHGQEEILDALDLEQFINEIAPREVTSPDGPTGGRTSGTAETHASLPHAAGRELRERRNVVVVHGRLRGEAEITGVERTGRSISDQAVRVLDDIAYKYHAILDWPDGQGKRSFRLLIGLGRVSVDDPLHAVRLAMDVLDAFEGLSADLLVPLTASIGLSRGVVATVRAPNGRLRYQPLEGVFEVARELGDHGESEEILATGEVFRLARRAFSFDERDVREITVTGTQAGPRRFRAYRLRGARTREERAAEALAVAGQVGLFGRSMEIQALVDAYEELVRDQQSAYFCIGGELGVGKSALVAAAIEAFEPTPRLLRIECVFGSSEVPYGAVAELVREACDIPEDASGEEARRKLTDKLEGILPRDVRATARDALEPLIAPVASEDPGDRSAGLIRAVRALLAGLADQGPLVVWVDALQFTDTPSLQLMARLMAQSYPVPLMVVLSTRAEERVDELLGGVPRIDLEELDDDDRVSLVAARFGGAEVPREVQDKIVHRAGGNPFFLIELIDALLERDVVRIEGEGDARRVVRRSGAAFALPTTLEDVIAARLAELPEHERHALRWLAVTGPGLRLSELRTLTGENLESDLGALAERGLVQERAGGVLFFPSAVVRHVAYESIDSSDRVRMHRMMANYLTALDAVPPARLAHHREQAGDRSGAANAYLAAAQGAHLMYSHEDAMRFYGRALSLVAPDSVQAFEAHEGREQILRALGRRKEQRNELEALRALAERSRDSHQIAIAFSRLARFDLDAARPTGVDALLRRALDAAIQGEDKASEIEALRLLGQLRRDQGDTQGAIEALDRALARAGRDVDFLSARGQTLVQKAILLWRSGRVDDSLEAGAEAVAIFRRLGLKGHEAHALSSLGVALAHKGSFEDAIAMMRASILLDREIGDRLHLGRKVSNVGQLYAELGDVDNAIGFLQRALDVFELVDDQSGQSDTLCAMAELLAEQVGDLEAADGVLSDARSLAERIQDPYDLAHVGLVEAGLWIHRDEPRRAERLAKEAASHARAAGARGYELLAMAARSDALSRLDELDEARRVATDVLRNARDRSDVERAERVYYQVAVALARCSEPREAERALANARAVVDARLEHIRDPRLRTLYVESKWVKSIRRDLPIA